A stretch of the Aegilops tauschii subsp. strangulata cultivar AL8/78 chromosome 4, Aet v6.0, whole genome shotgun sequence genome encodes the following:
- the LOC141022037 gene encoding uncharacterized protein: protein MDSGDEFFFHHFLCSSDDSSSDDEDLVVAALVVHDHIQRQLPRCRGSVPGRAPNVNRNRERGHALLYADYFVNTPLFKPDKFRRLFRMARHVFNRIREGVVAHDPYFECKTGALGKLGFSSYQKCTTAIRMLAYGIPGDLVDEYVRMSETTCLMSMYKFCQAVIEVFGPEYLRQPTAGDTQRLLATNAARAFSGMLGSIDCSHNDINVLQRSPVFARLA from the exons ATGGACAGTGGAGACGAGTTTTTCTTCCATCACTTCCTTTGTTCATCGGACGATTCGTCGTCGGATGATGAAGATCTTGTGGTGGCTGCACTGGTCGTTCACGACCACATTCAACGGCAGCTTCCTCGGTGCAGGGGGTCAGTCCCTGGCCGTGCTCCCAACGTGAACCGCAACAGGGAGAGAGGACACGCGCTGCTCTATGCCGATTACTTTGTCAACACCCCGCTCTTCAAGCCGGATAAATTCCGTCGCCTATTTCGAATGGCAAGGCATGTGTTCAATCGTATCCGAGAGGGAGTGGTTGCTCATGACCCATACTTCGAGTGCAAGACGGGTGCCCTTGGCAAGCTTGGATTCTCCTCTTACCAGAAATGCACCACGGCCATCCGCATGCTTGCATATGGAATTCCAGGCGATCTGGTGGATGAGTATGTGCGTATGAGTGAGACAACATGTCTGATGTCAATGTACAAGTTTTGCCAGGCTGTGATCGAGGTGTTTGGCCCAGAGTACTTGAGGCAGCCAACTGCCGGTGATACACAGAGATTGTTGGCGACCAACGCAGCTAGAGCCTTTTCAGgcatgcttggcagcatagatt GttctcacaatgatatcaacgtgctgcaGCGTTCTCCAGTCTTCGCGAGGCTTGCATAA
- the LOC109735076 gene encoding subtilisin-like protease 4, which produces MRTLVLVPVLLLLLGACHGQQPEQRKNYVVHLEPRDDEGSAAVPVEDWHRSFLPEAAPTSAGDGGADAGPRIIYSYSHVLTGFAARLSDAEAEALRGRAGCIRLYPEVFLPLATTHSPGFLGLQTGKDGFWSRSGFGRGVVIGLVDTGILPSHPSFGDAGMPPPPKKWKGACEFKAIAGAGGCNNKVIGARAFGSAAVNDTAPPVDDAGHGTHTASTAAGNFVENADVRGNAHGTASGMAPHAHLAIYKVCSRSRCSIMDVIAGLDAAVKDGVDVISMSIDVSDGAQFNYDLVAVATYKAIERGIFVSAAAGNAGPAAGSVSNCAPWILTVAAGTTDRAIRTTVKLGNGQEFDGESLFQPHNNSAGRPLPLVFPGASGDPDARGCSSLPDSVSGKVVLCESRGFKEHVEQGQTVKAYSGAGMILMNKPEEGYTTFANAHVLPASHVSNTAGSKITAYFKSTPNPTASITFKGTVLGISPAPTVAFFSSRGPSKASPGILKPDISGPGMNILAAWAPSEMHPEFVDDVSLAFFMESGTSMSTPHLSGIAAVIKSLHPSWSPAAIKSALMTSSDPADKAGVPVKDEQYRRASFFTMGAGYVNPSRAVDPGLVYDLSPNDYIPYLCGLGYGDDGVKEIVHRRVDCAKLKPITEAELNYPSLVVKLLSQPITVRRTVKNVGKANSVYTAVVDMPKEVSVTVRPPMLRFSKVDERQSFTVTVRWAGKQPAVAGAEGNLKWVSPEHVVRSPIVVPPAKVVV; this is translated from the coding sequence GGGCAGCAGCCGGAGCAGCGGAAGAACTACGTGGTGCACCTCGAGCCGAGGGACGACGAGGGGAGCGCGGCTGTCCCGGTGGAGGACTGGCACCGCTCCTTCCTGCCGGAGGCCGCGCCGACCTCtgccggcgacggcggggcggaCGCCGGGCCCAGGATCATCTACTCCTACAGCCACGTGCTCACCGGGTTCGCGGCGCGGCTCAGcgacgccgaggccgaggcgctgcGGGGCAGGGCGGGCTGCATCAGGCTCTACCCCGAGGTGTTCCTGCCGCTCGCCACCACCCACTCGCCGGGCTTCCTGGGCCTGCAGACCGGCAAGGACGGCTTCTGGAGCCGCTCTGGGTTCGGCCGCGGCGTGGTGATTGGGCTCGTCGACACCGGCATCCTGCCCAGCCACCCCTCCTTTGGGGACGCCGGGATGCCGCCGCCGCCCAAGAAGTGGAAGGGCGCGTGCGAGTTCAAGGCGATTGCCGGCGCGGGGGGCTGCAACAACAAGGTCATCGGCGCGCGCGCGTTCGGCAGCGCGGCGGTGAACGACACGGCCCCGCCCGTCGACGACGCCGGCCACGGCACGCACACGGCCAGCACGGCGGCCGGCAATTTCGTGGAGAACGCTGACGTCCGCGGCAATGCGCACGGCACGGCGTCCGGGATGGCGCCGCACGCGCACCTGGCCATTTACAAGGTGTGCTCGCGCAGCCGGTGCTCCATCATGGACGTCATCGCCGGGCTCGACGCCGCCGTCAAGGACGGGGTGGACGTCATCTCCATGTCCATCGACGTCTCCGACGGCGCGCAGTTCAACtacgacctcgtcgccgtcgccacgTACAAGGCCATCGAGCGTGGCATCTTCGTCAGTGCCGCCGCCGGCAATGCGGGGCCGGCCGCCGGGAGCGTCTCCAACTGCGCGCCGTGGATACTCACGGTCGCGGCCGGCACCACGGACCGGGCGATACGCACCACGGTGAAGCTCGGCAACGGCCAGGAGTTCGACGGCGAGTCCCTGTTCCAGCCCCACAACAACTCCGCCGGGCGCCCGCTCCCGCTCGTGTTCCCCGGCGCCAGCGGCGACCCGGACGCCCGCGGCTGCAGCTCCCTCCCCGACTCCGTGAGCGGCAAGGTGGTGCTCTGCGAGAGCCGCGGCTTCAAGGAGCACGTCGAGCAGGGGCAGACCGTGAAGGCGTACAGCGGCGCCGGCATGATCCTCATGAACAAGCCGGAGGAGGGGTACACCACCTTCGCCAACGCGCACGTGCTGCCGGCGTCGCACGTCAGCAACACCGCCGGCTCGAAGATCACCGCCTACTTCAAGTCCACTCCCAACCCCACGGCGAGCATCACGTTCAAGGGCACGGTGCTGGGCATCTCCCCCGCCCCGACggtggccttcttctcctcccgCGGGCCGAGCAAGGCCAGCCCGGGCATCCTGAAGCCGGACATCAGCGGGCCGGGGATGAACATCCTCGCGGCGTGGGCGCCGAGCGAGATGCACCCGGAGTTCGTCGACGACGTGAGCCTGGCCTTCTTCATGGAGTCCGGCACGTCCATGTCCACCCCGCACCTGAGCGGCATCGCCGCCGTCATCAAGAGCCTGCACCCGAGCTGGTCCCCGGCGGCCATCAAGTCGGCGCTCATGACCTCCTCGGACCCCGCGGACAAGGCCGGCGTGCCGGTCAAGGACGAGCAGTACCGGCGGGCGAGCTTCTTCACCATGGGCGCCGGGTACGTGAACCCGTCGCGCGCCGTGGACCCGGGCCTGGTCTACGACCTCTCGCCCAACGACTACATCCCGTACCTGTGCGGGCTGGGCTACGGCGACGACGGCGTGAAGGAGATCGTGCACCGCCGCGTGGACTGCGCCAAGCTGAAGCCCATCACGGAGGCGGAGCTCAACTACCCGTCGCTGGTGGTGAAGCTGCTGTCGCAGCCGATCACCGTCCGCCGCACCGTGAAGAACGTGGGCAAGGCGAACTCCGTGTACACGGCCGTGGTGGACATGCCCAAGGAGGTGTCGGTCACGGTGCGCCCGCCCATGCTGCGGTTCTCCAAGGTGGACGAGAGGCAGAGCTTCACGGTGACGGTGCGGTGGGCCGGGAAGCAGCCGGCCGTCGCCGGCGCCGAGGGGAACCTCAAGTGGGTCTCCCCGGAGCACGTGGTGCGGAGCCCCATCGTGGTGCCGCCGGCCAAGGTGGTCGTCTAA